One region of Sylvia atricapilla isolate bSylAtr1 chromosome Z, bSylAtr1.pri, whole genome shotgun sequence genomic DNA includes:
- the LOC136373526 gene encoding cryptic protein-like isoform X2, translating to MQQPGVKGSGPARLLKSPPEHLTATSGYKKMYWGYHVKILFTVTLVWQAVHLEKGPEREKRNEDVKSLNATAQKQQPKNEGTFVYALSDMNQSYESRKQQTSRSFVPFTGITESKKLNRHCCQNGGTCILGTFCACLKHFTGRYCEHDKRKSNCGSIAHGVWVLKDCLLCRCGYGTLHCLSDMLHSNCDLKSETEEVIRLYSTGLRLQQTVFSVTCLLTILLEFC from the exons ATGCAACAGCCTGGAGTAAAGGGCTCTGGACCTGCTCGTCTGCTCAAGTCCCCCCCGGAGCACCTCACGGCTACTTCAGGCTACAAGAAAATGTACTGGGGATATCATGTTAA AATTCTTTTCACTGTGACTCTGGTCTGGCAGGCTGTTCATTTAGAGAAAG GGCCTGAAAGAGAAAAACGCAACGAAGATGTGAAAAGTCTCAATGCCActgcacaaaagcagcagcccaAGAACGAAGGGACCTTTGTATATGCGCTCAGTGACATGAATCAGAGCTATGAAAGTAGAAAGCAACAGACTTCCAGGTCATTCGTACCTTTCACTGGAATTACAGAGA GTAAAAAACTGAACAGACACTGCTGCCAGAATGGAGGGACTTGTATCCTGGGGACATTCTGTGCCTGCCTAAAGCACTTCACTGGCAGATACTGTGAACATGATAAGcgaaaaag CAACTGCGGCAGCATTGCCCACGGCGTCTGGGTGCTGAAGGACTGTTTGCTCTGTCGGTGTGGCTATGGCACGCTGCACTGTCTCTCAGACATGTTGCACAGTAACTGTG acCTGAAATCCGAAACAGAGGAAGTTATCAGACTGTATTCTACTGGCTTAAGATTGCAGCAAACAGTGTTTTCAGTCACTTGCCTGCTCACCATCCTCCTGGAGTTCTGCTAG
- the LOC136373526 gene encoding cryptic protein-like isoform X1: protein MQQPGVKGSGPARLLKSPPEHLTATSGYKKMYWGYHVKILFTVTLVWQAVHLEKGPEREKRNEDVKSLNATAQKQQPKNEGTFVYALSDMNQSYESRKQQTSRSFVPFTGITESKKLNRHCCQNGGTCILGTFCACLKHFTGRYCEHDKRKSNCGSIAHGVWVLKDCLLCRCGYGTLHCLSDMLHSNCGKKLYYIKHFYPMGDKIAFAVEGYLEFAVCALAGLVQRAALLQRMH from the exons ATGCAACAGCCTGGAGTAAAGGGCTCTGGACCTGCTCGTCTGCTCAAGTCCCCCCCGGAGCACCTCACGGCTACTTCAGGCTACAAGAAAATGTACTGGGGATATCATGTTAA AATTCTTTTCACTGTGACTCTGGTCTGGCAGGCTGTTCATTTAGAGAAAG GGCCTGAAAGAGAAAAACGCAACGAAGATGTGAAAAGTCTCAATGCCActgcacaaaagcagcagcccaAGAACGAAGGGACCTTTGTATATGCGCTCAGTGACATGAATCAGAGCTATGAAAGTAGAAAGCAACAGACTTCCAGGTCATTCGTACCTTTCACTGGAATTACAGAGA GTAAAAAACTGAACAGACACTGCTGCCAGAATGGAGGGACTTGTATCCTGGGGACATTCTGTGCCTGCCTAAAGCACTTCACTGGCAGATACTGTGAACATGATAAGcgaaaaag CAACTGCGGCAGCATTGCCCACGGCGTCTGGGTGCTGAAGGACTGTTTGCTCTGTCGGTGTGGCTATGGCACGCTGCACTGTCTCTCAGACATGTTGCACAGTAACTGTGGTAAGAAATTATATTACATCAAGCATTTTTATCCCATGGGTGACAAAATTGCCTTCGCAGTGGAGGGATATTTGGAGTTTGCTGTATGTGCACTAGCTGGACTTGTACAGAGGGCTGCTTTGCTTCAGAGAATGCATTAG